A portion of the Meriones unguiculatus strain TT.TT164.6M chromosome 11, Bangor_MerUng_6.1, whole genome shotgun sequence genome contains these proteins:
- the E4f1 gene encoding transcription factor E4F1 isoform X2 yields MEGAMAVRVTAAHTAEARAEAGREAGEGGVAAAAAALSPGGFLGLPAPFSEEDEDDVHRCGRCQVEFTALEDFVQHKIQKTCHRAPPEALPPTPAATALLGQEVVPAAAEGGPEEPITVAHIVVEATSLAADISHAPDLVGSGHIKEVIVAAEAEPGDGEMAEAPGSPNHQELGLIGEGEQAQVKLLVNKEGRYVCMLCHKTFKTGSILKAHMVTHSSRKDHECKLCGASFRTKGSLIRHHRRHTDERPYKCAKCGKSFRESGALTRHLKSLTPCTEKIRFSISKDTVVGKEEVPAGSSASTVGPVSSSVAGEPMETSPVIHLVTDAKGTVIHEVHVQMQELPMGMKTLAPESPDSEELPCSSENSRENLLHQAMQNSGIVLERVAGEDSTLEPAPPSGSSPQSLGDGPPELPLLEVEQMETVASEASTVPRTHPCPQCTETFPTAATLEAHKRGHIGPRPFTCTQCGKAFPKAYLLKKHQEVHVHERRFRCGDCGKLYKTIAHVRGHRRVHSDERPFPCPQCGKRYKTKNAQQVHFRTHLEEKPHVCQFCSRGFREKGSLVRHVRHHTGEKPFKCYKCGRGFAEHGTLNRHLRTKGGCLLEVEELLVSEESPSAAATVLTEDPHTVLVEFSSVVADTQEYIIEATADDTETSEATEIIEGTQTEVDSHIMKVVQQIVHQAGAGHQIIVQNVTMDQEAALGSEAAAADTITIATPESLTEQVAMTLASAISEGTVLTARAGPSSAEQATVTMMSSEDIEILEHGGELVIASPEGQIEVQTVIV; encoded by the exons ATGGAGGGCGCGATGGCAGTGCGGGTGACGGCCGCTCATACGGCAGAAGCTCGGGCCGAAGCCGGGCGTGAAGCGGGCGAGGGCGGggttgcggcggcggcggcggccttGTCCCCCGGCGGCTTCCTGGGCCTCCCAGCGCCCTTCAGCGAGGAAG ATGAAGACGATGTACACAGATGTGGCCGCTGTCAGGTGGAATTTACTGCCTTGGAGGACTTTGTGCAACACAAGATTCAGAAGACCTGCCATCGAGCCCCTCCAGAGGCTCTGCCCCCCACCCCTGCTGCCACTGCCTTGCTGGGCCAGGAG GTAGtgccagcagcagcagagggTGGTCCAGAGGAGCCTATCACCGTGGCCCACATCGTGGTGGAggccacctctctggcagcagacATCAGCCATGCTCCTGACCTTGTTG GAAGTGGGCACATCAAAGAGGTCATTGTGGCTgctgaggcagagccaggggaTGGCGAGATGGCAGAGGCTCCAGGCAGTCCTAACCATCAGGAACTTGGGCTTATTGGGGAGGGCGAGCAGGCCCAAGTCAAGCTGCTGGTGAACAAGGAAGGCCGCTACGTGTGCATGCTATGTCACAAGACCTTCAAAACG GGCAGCATCCTCAAGGCCCACATGGTAACACACAGCAGCCGCAAGGACCATGAGTGCAAGCTCTGTGGTGCCTCTTTTCGGACCAAGGGTTCTCTCATTCGGCACCACAGGCGGCACACTG ATGAGCGCCCTTATAAATGTGCCAAGTGTGGAAAGAGCTTCCGGGAGTCAGGTGCACTGACTCGGCACCTCAAATCTCTCACTCCATGCACAGAGAAGATCCGCTTTAGCATAAGCAAGGACACAGTTGTGGGCAAAGAGGAAGTGCCTGCAG GGTCCAGTGCCTCCACTGTGGGGCCAGTTTCATCCTCAGTGGCAGGAGAGCCCATGGAGACATCACCTGTGATTCACCTCGTCACAGATGCCAAGGGCACTGTCATCCATGAAGTCCATGTCCAGATGCAGGAGCTTCCTATGGGCATGAAAACCCTGGCCCCAGAG TCCCCAGACTCTGAGGAGCTTCCCTGTTCCAGTGAGAACAGCCGTGAGAACCTGCTGCATCAAGCCATGCAGAATTCTGGCATCGTCCTTGAGAGGGTTGCTGGGGAGGACAGTACTCTGGAGCCAGCCCCTCCCTCTGGGTCCAGTCCCCAGTCCCTGGGAGATGGACCCCCAGAACTGCCACTGTTGGAGGTAGAACAGATGGAGACA GTGGCCAGTGAGGCCTCAACTGTGCCCAGGACCCACCCATGCCCTCAGTGCACTGAGACTTTCCCAACAGCAGCCACCTTGGAGGCCCACAAGAGAGGTCATATAG GGCCGAGGCCGTTCACCTGCACACAGTGTGGCAAGGCCTTCCCCAAAGCCTACCTGCTCAAGAAGCACCAGGAGGTGCATGTGCACGAGCGCCGATTCCGTTGTGGAGACTGTGGGAAGCTTTATAAGACCATTGCTCATGTGCGGGGCCACCGACGTGTCCACTCAGACGAGAGGCCTTTCCCTTGTCCCCAGTGTGGCAAGCGCTACAAAACCAAG AATGCCCAGCAGGTGCACTTCCGGACACATCTGGAAGAGAAGCCCCATGTGTGCCAGTTTTGCAGCCGAGGCTTCCGGGAGAAGGGCTCACTGGTGCGGCACGTGAGGCATCACACGGGCGAGAAGCCTTTCAAGTGCTACAAGTGTGGCCGAGGCTTCGCAGAGCATGGCACACTCAACCGGCACCTGCGCACTAAAG GGGGCTGCCTGCTGGAAGTGGAGGAGTTGCTGGTGTCTGAGGAGAGCCCCTCCGCGGCTGCCACTGTCCTTACGGAAGACCCCCACACCGTGCTGGTGGAGTTCTCATCTGTGGTGGCTGATACTCAGGAGTACATTATTGAG GCTACTGCAGATGACACAGAGACCAGTGAAGCCACCGAGATCATTGAGGGCACCCAGACAGAG GTGGACAGTCACATCATGAAGGTGGTACAGCAGATTGTGCACCAGGCCGGTGCTGGGCACCAGATCATCGTGCAGAATGTGACCATGGACCAGGAGGCAGCACTGGGCTCGGAGGCAGCTGCCGCTGACACAATCACCATCGCCACTCCTGAGAGTCTTACAGAGCAGGTGGCCATGACACTGGCTTCAGCGATCAGTGAGGGCACTGTGCTCACAGCCCGGGCAGGTCCAAGCAGTGCTGAACAGGCTACTGTGACAATGATGTCATCAGAGGACATAGAGATCCTTGAGCATGGAGGAGAGCTGGTCATTGCTTCGCCGGAGGGCCAGATTGAGGTGCAGACAGTCATCGTATAG
- the E4f1 gene encoding transcription factor E4F1 isoform X3: MEGAMAVRVTAAHTAEARAEAGREAGEGGVAAAAAALSPGGFLGLPAPFSEEDEDDVHRCGRCQVEFTALEDFVQHKIQKTCHRAPPEALPPTPAATALLGQEVVPAAAEGGPEEPITVAHIVVEATSLAADISHAPDLVGSGHIKEVIVAAEAEPGDGEMAEAPGSPNHQELGLIGEGEQAQVKLLVNKEGRYVCMLCHKTFKTGSILKAHMVTHSSRKDHECKLCGASFRTKGSLIRHHRRHTDERPYKCAKCGKSFRESGALTRHLKSLTPCTEKIRFSISKDTVVGKEEVPAGSSASTVGPVSSSVAGEPMETSPVIHLVTDAKGTVIHEVHVQMQELPMGMKTLAPESPDSEELPCSSENSRENLLHQAMQNSGIVLERVAGEDSTLEPAPPSGSSPQSLGDGPPELPLLEQVASEASTVPRTHPCPQCTETFPTAATLEAHKRGHIGPRPFTCTQCGKAFPKAYLLKKHQEVHVHERRFRCGDCGKLYKTIAHVRGHRRVHSDERPFPCPQCGKRYKTKNAQQVHFRTHLEEKPHVCQFCSRGFREKGSLVRHVRHHTGEKPFKCYKCGRGFAEHGTLNRHLRTKGGCLLEVEELLVSEESPSAAATVLTEDPHTVLVEFSSVVADTQEYIIEATADDTETSEATEIIEGTQTEVDSHIMKVVQQIVHQAGAGHQIIVQNVTMDQEAALGSEAAAADTITIATPESLTEQVAMTLASAISEGTVLTARAGPSSAEQATVTMMSSEDIEILEHGGELVIASPEGQIEVQTVIV; the protein is encoded by the exons ATGGAGGGCGCGATGGCAGTGCGGGTGACGGCCGCTCATACGGCAGAAGCTCGGGCCGAAGCCGGGCGTGAAGCGGGCGAGGGCGGggttgcggcggcggcggcggccttGTCCCCCGGCGGCTTCCTGGGCCTCCCAGCGCCCTTCAGCGAGGAAG ATGAAGACGATGTACACAGATGTGGCCGCTGTCAGGTGGAATTTACTGCCTTGGAGGACTTTGTGCAACACAAGATTCAGAAGACCTGCCATCGAGCCCCTCCAGAGGCTCTGCCCCCCACCCCTGCTGCCACTGCCTTGCTGGGCCAGGAG GTAGtgccagcagcagcagagggTGGTCCAGAGGAGCCTATCACCGTGGCCCACATCGTGGTGGAggccacctctctggcagcagacATCAGCCATGCTCCTGACCTTGTTG GAAGTGGGCACATCAAAGAGGTCATTGTGGCTgctgaggcagagccaggggaTGGCGAGATGGCAGAGGCTCCAGGCAGTCCTAACCATCAGGAACTTGGGCTTATTGGGGAGGGCGAGCAGGCCCAAGTCAAGCTGCTGGTGAACAAGGAAGGCCGCTACGTGTGCATGCTATGTCACAAGACCTTCAAAACG GGCAGCATCCTCAAGGCCCACATGGTAACACACAGCAGCCGCAAGGACCATGAGTGCAAGCTCTGTGGTGCCTCTTTTCGGACCAAGGGTTCTCTCATTCGGCACCACAGGCGGCACACTG ATGAGCGCCCTTATAAATGTGCCAAGTGTGGAAAGAGCTTCCGGGAGTCAGGTGCACTGACTCGGCACCTCAAATCTCTCACTCCATGCACAGAGAAGATCCGCTTTAGCATAAGCAAGGACACAGTTGTGGGCAAAGAGGAAGTGCCTGCAG GGTCCAGTGCCTCCACTGTGGGGCCAGTTTCATCCTCAGTGGCAGGAGAGCCCATGGAGACATCACCTGTGATTCACCTCGTCACAGATGCCAAGGGCACTGTCATCCATGAAGTCCATGTCCAGATGCAGGAGCTTCCTATGGGCATGAAAACCCTGGCCCCAGAG TCCCCAGACTCTGAGGAGCTTCCCTGTTCCAGTGAGAACAGCCGTGAGAACCTGCTGCATCAAGCCATGCAGAATTCTGGCATCGTCCTTGAGAGGGTTGCTGGGGAGGACAGTACTCTGGAGCCAGCCCCTCCCTCTGGGTCCAGTCCCCAGTCCCTGGGAGATGGACCCCCAGAACTGCCACTGTTGGAG CAGGTGGCCAGTGAGGCCTCAACTGTGCCCAGGACCCACCCATGCCCTCAGTGCACTGAGACTTTCCCAACAGCAGCCACCTTGGAGGCCCACAAGAGAGGTCATATAG GGCCGAGGCCGTTCACCTGCACACAGTGTGGCAAGGCCTTCCCCAAAGCCTACCTGCTCAAGAAGCACCAGGAGGTGCATGTGCACGAGCGCCGATTCCGTTGTGGAGACTGTGGGAAGCTTTATAAGACCATTGCTCATGTGCGGGGCCACCGACGTGTCCACTCAGACGAGAGGCCTTTCCCTTGTCCCCAGTGTGGCAAGCGCTACAAAACCAAG AATGCCCAGCAGGTGCACTTCCGGACACATCTGGAAGAGAAGCCCCATGTGTGCCAGTTTTGCAGCCGAGGCTTCCGGGAGAAGGGCTCACTGGTGCGGCACGTGAGGCATCACACGGGCGAGAAGCCTTTCAAGTGCTACAAGTGTGGCCGAGGCTTCGCAGAGCATGGCACACTCAACCGGCACCTGCGCACTAAAG GGGGCTGCCTGCTGGAAGTGGAGGAGTTGCTGGTGTCTGAGGAGAGCCCCTCCGCGGCTGCCACTGTCCTTACGGAAGACCCCCACACCGTGCTGGTGGAGTTCTCATCTGTGGTGGCTGATACTCAGGAGTACATTATTGAG GCTACTGCAGATGACACAGAGACCAGTGAAGCCACCGAGATCATTGAGGGCACCCAGACAGAG GTGGACAGTCACATCATGAAGGTGGTACAGCAGATTGTGCACCAGGCCGGTGCTGGGCACCAGATCATCGTGCAGAATGTGACCATGGACCAGGAGGCAGCACTGGGCTCGGAGGCAGCTGCCGCTGACACAATCACCATCGCCACTCCTGAGAGTCTTACAGAGCAGGTGGCCATGACACTGGCTTCAGCGATCAGTGAGGGCACTGTGCTCACAGCCCGGGCAGGTCCAAGCAGTGCTGAACAGGCTACTGTGACAATGATGTCATCAGAGGACATAGAGATCCTTGAGCATGGAGGAGAGCTGGTCATTGCTTCGCCGGAGGGCCAGATTGAGGTGCAGACAGTCATCGTATAG
- the E4f1 gene encoding transcription factor E4F1 isoform X4 — protein sequence MEGAMAVRVTAAHTAEARAEAGREAGEGGVAAAAAALSPGGFLGLPAPFSEEDEDDVHRCGRCQVEFTALEDFVQHKIQKTCHRAPPEALPPTPAATALLGQEVVPAAAEGGPEEPITVAHIVVEATSLAADISHAPDLVGSGHIKEVIVAAEAEPGDGEMAEAPGSPNHQELGLIGEGEQAQVKLLVNKEGRYVCMLCHKTFKTGSILKAHMVTHSSRKDHECKLCGASFRTKGSLIRHHRRHTDERPYKCAKCGKSFRESGALTRHLKSLTPCTEKIRFSISKDTVVGKEEVPAGSSASTVGPVSSSVAGEPMETSPVIHLVTDAKGTVIHEVHVQMQELPMGMKTLAPESPDSEELPCSSENSRENLLHQAMQNSGIVLERVAGEDSTLEPAPPSGSSPQSLGDGPPELPLLEVASEASTVPRTHPCPQCTETFPTAATLEAHKRGHIGPRPFTCTQCGKAFPKAYLLKKHQEVHVHERRFRCGDCGKLYKTIAHVRGHRRVHSDERPFPCPQCGKRYKTKNAQQVHFRTHLEEKPHVCQFCSRGFREKGSLVRHVRHHTGEKPFKCYKCGRGFAEHGTLNRHLRTKGGCLLEVEELLVSEESPSAAATVLTEDPHTVLVEFSSVVADTQEYIIEATADDTETSEATEIIEGTQTEVDSHIMKVVQQIVHQAGAGHQIIVQNVTMDQEAALGSEAAAADTITIATPESLTEQVAMTLASAISEGTVLTARAGPSSAEQATVTMMSSEDIEILEHGGELVIASPEGQIEVQTVIV from the exons ATGGAGGGCGCGATGGCAGTGCGGGTGACGGCCGCTCATACGGCAGAAGCTCGGGCCGAAGCCGGGCGTGAAGCGGGCGAGGGCGGggttgcggcggcggcggcggccttGTCCCCCGGCGGCTTCCTGGGCCTCCCAGCGCCCTTCAGCGAGGAAG ATGAAGACGATGTACACAGATGTGGCCGCTGTCAGGTGGAATTTACTGCCTTGGAGGACTTTGTGCAACACAAGATTCAGAAGACCTGCCATCGAGCCCCTCCAGAGGCTCTGCCCCCCACCCCTGCTGCCACTGCCTTGCTGGGCCAGGAG GTAGtgccagcagcagcagagggTGGTCCAGAGGAGCCTATCACCGTGGCCCACATCGTGGTGGAggccacctctctggcagcagacATCAGCCATGCTCCTGACCTTGTTG GAAGTGGGCACATCAAAGAGGTCATTGTGGCTgctgaggcagagccaggggaTGGCGAGATGGCAGAGGCTCCAGGCAGTCCTAACCATCAGGAACTTGGGCTTATTGGGGAGGGCGAGCAGGCCCAAGTCAAGCTGCTGGTGAACAAGGAAGGCCGCTACGTGTGCATGCTATGTCACAAGACCTTCAAAACG GGCAGCATCCTCAAGGCCCACATGGTAACACACAGCAGCCGCAAGGACCATGAGTGCAAGCTCTGTGGTGCCTCTTTTCGGACCAAGGGTTCTCTCATTCGGCACCACAGGCGGCACACTG ATGAGCGCCCTTATAAATGTGCCAAGTGTGGAAAGAGCTTCCGGGAGTCAGGTGCACTGACTCGGCACCTCAAATCTCTCACTCCATGCACAGAGAAGATCCGCTTTAGCATAAGCAAGGACACAGTTGTGGGCAAAGAGGAAGTGCCTGCAG GGTCCAGTGCCTCCACTGTGGGGCCAGTTTCATCCTCAGTGGCAGGAGAGCCCATGGAGACATCACCTGTGATTCACCTCGTCACAGATGCCAAGGGCACTGTCATCCATGAAGTCCATGTCCAGATGCAGGAGCTTCCTATGGGCATGAAAACCCTGGCCCCAGAG TCCCCAGACTCTGAGGAGCTTCCCTGTTCCAGTGAGAACAGCCGTGAGAACCTGCTGCATCAAGCCATGCAGAATTCTGGCATCGTCCTTGAGAGGGTTGCTGGGGAGGACAGTACTCTGGAGCCAGCCCCTCCCTCTGGGTCCAGTCCCCAGTCCCTGGGAGATGGACCCCCAGAACTGCCACTGTTGGAG GTGGCCAGTGAGGCCTCAACTGTGCCCAGGACCCACCCATGCCCTCAGTGCACTGAGACTTTCCCAACAGCAGCCACCTTGGAGGCCCACAAGAGAGGTCATATAG GGCCGAGGCCGTTCACCTGCACACAGTGTGGCAAGGCCTTCCCCAAAGCCTACCTGCTCAAGAAGCACCAGGAGGTGCATGTGCACGAGCGCCGATTCCGTTGTGGAGACTGTGGGAAGCTTTATAAGACCATTGCTCATGTGCGGGGCCACCGACGTGTCCACTCAGACGAGAGGCCTTTCCCTTGTCCCCAGTGTGGCAAGCGCTACAAAACCAAG AATGCCCAGCAGGTGCACTTCCGGACACATCTGGAAGAGAAGCCCCATGTGTGCCAGTTTTGCAGCCGAGGCTTCCGGGAGAAGGGCTCACTGGTGCGGCACGTGAGGCATCACACGGGCGAGAAGCCTTTCAAGTGCTACAAGTGTGGCCGAGGCTTCGCAGAGCATGGCACACTCAACCGGCACCTGCGCACTAAAG GGGGCTGCCTGCTGGAAGTGGAGGAGTTGCTGGTGTCTGAGGAGAGCCCCTCCGCGGCTGCCACTGTCCTTACGGAAGACCCCCACACCGTGCTGGTGGAGTTCTCATCTGTGGTGGCTGATACTCAGGAGTACATTATTGAG GCTACTGCAGATGACACAGAGACCAGTGAAGCCACCGAGATCATTGAGGGCACCCAGACAGAG GTGGACAGTCACATCATGAAGGTGGTACAGCAGATTGTGCACCAGGCCGGTGCTGGGCACCAGATCATCGTGCAGAATGTGACCATGGACCAGGAGGCAGCACTGGGCTCGGAGGCAGCTGCCGCTGACACAATCACCATCGCCACTCCTGAGAGTCTTACAGAGCAGGTGGCCATGACACTGGCTTCAGCGATCAGTGAGGGCACTGTGCTCACAGCCCGGGCAGGTCCAAGCAGTGCTGAACAGGCTACTGTGACAATGATGTCATCAGAGGACATAGAGATCCTTGAGCATGGAGGAGAGCTGGTCATTGCTTCGCCGGAGGGCCAGATTGAGGTGCAGACAGTCATCGTATAG
- the E4f1 gene encoding transcription factor E4F1 isoform X5, protein MEGAMAVRVTAAHTAEARAEAGREAGEGGVAAAAAALSPGGFLGLPAPFSEEDEDDVHRCGRCQVEFTALEDFVQHKIQKTCHRAPPEALPPTPAATALLGQEVVPAAAEGGPEEPITVAHIVVEATSLAADISHAPDLVGSGHIKEVIVAAEAEPGDGEMAEAPGSPNHQELGLIGEGEQAQVKLLVNKEGRYVCMLCHKTFKTGSILKAHMVTHSSRKDHECKLCGASFRTKGSLIRHHRRHTDERPYKCAKCGKSFRESGALTRHLKSLTPCTEKIRFSISKDTVVGKEEVPAGSSASTVGPVSSSVAGEPMETSPVIHLVTDAKGTVIHEVHVQMQELPMGMKTLAPEVASEASTVPRTHPCPQCTETFPTAATLEAHKRGHIGPRPFTCTQCGKAFPKAYLLKKHQEVHVHERRFRCGDCGKLYKTIAHVRGHRRVHSDERPFPCPQCGKRYKTKNAQQVHFRTHLEEKPHVCQFCSRGFREKGSLVRHVRHHTGEKPFKCYKCGRGFAEHGTLNRHLRTKGGCLLEVEELLVSEESPSAAATVLTEDPHTVLVEFSSVVADTQEYIIEATADDTETSEATEIIEGTQTEVDSHIMKVVQQIVHQAGAGHQIIVQNVTMDQEAALGSEAAAADTITIATPESLTEQVAMTLASAISEGTVLTARAGPSSAEQATVTMMSSEDIEILEHGGELVIASPEGQIEVQTVIV, encoded by the exons ATGGAGGGCGCGATGGCAGTGCGGGTGACGGCCGCTCATACGGCAGAAGCTCGGGCCGAAGCCGGGCGTGAAGCGGGCGAGGGCGGggttgcggcggcggcggcggccttGTCCCCCGGCGGCTTCCTGGGCCTCCCAGCGCCCTTCAGCGAGGAAG ATGAAGACGATGTACACAGATGTGGCCGCTGTCAGGTGGAATTTACTGCCTTGGAGGACTTTGTGCAACACAAGATTCAGAAGACCTGCCATCGAGCCCCTCCAGAGGCTCTGCCCCCCACCCCTGCTGCCACTGCCTTGCTGGGCCAGGAG GTAGtgccagcagcagcagagggTGGTCCAGAGGAGCCTATCACCGTGGCCCACATCGTGGTGGAggccacctctctggcagcagacATCAGCCATGCTCCTGACCTTGTTG GAAGTGGGCACATCAAAGAGGTCATTGTGGCTgctgaggcagagccaggggaTGGCGAGATGGCAGAGGCTCCAGGCAGTCCTAACCATCAGGAACTTGGGCTTATTGGGGAGGGCGAGCAGGCCCAAGTCAAGCTGCTGGTGAACAAGGAAGGCCGCTACGTGTGCATGCTATGTCACAAGACCTTCAAAACG GGCAGCATCCTCAAGGCCCACATGGTAACACACAGCAGCCGCAAGGACCATGAGTGCAAGCTCTGTGGTGCCTCTTTTCGGACCAAGGGTTCTCTCATTCGGCACCACAGGCGGCACACTG ATGAGCGCCCTTATAAATGTGCCAAGTGTGGAAAGAGCTTCCGGGAGTCAGGTGCACTGACTCGGCACCTCAAATCTCTCACTCCATGCACAGAGAAGATCCGCTTTAGCATAAGCAAGGACACAGTTGTGGGCAAAGAGGAAGTGCCTGCAG GGTCCAGTGCCTCCACTGTGGGGCCAGTTTCATCCTCAGTGGCAGGAGAGCCCATGGAGACATCACCTGTGATTCACCTCGTCACAGATGCCAAGGGCACTGTCATCCATGAAGTCCATGTCCAGATGCAGGAGCTTCCTATGGGCATGAAAACCCTGGCCCCAGAG GTGGCCAGTGAGGCCTCAACTGTGCCCAGGACCCACCCATGCCCTCAGTGCACTGAGACTTTCCCAACAGCAGCCACCTTGGAGGCCCACAAGAGAGGTCATATAG GGCCGAGGCCGTTCACCTGCACACAGTGTGGCAAGGCCTTCCCCAAAGCCTACCTGCTCAAGAAGCACCAGGAGGTGCATGTGCACGAGCGCCGATTCCGTTGTGGAGACTGTGGGAAGCTTTATAAGACCATTGCTCATGTGCGGGGCCACCGACGTGTCCACTCAGACGAGAGGCCTTTCCCTTGTCCCCAGTGTGGCAAGCGCTACAAAACCAAG AATGCCCAGCAGGTGCACTTCCGGACACATCTGGAAGAGAAGCCCCATGTGTGCCAGTTTTGCAGCCGAGGCTTCCGGGAGAAGGGCTCACTGGTGCGGCACGTGAGGCATCACACGGGCGAGAAGCCTTTCAAGTGCTACAAGTGTGGCCGAGGCTTCGCAGAGCATGGCACACTCAACCGGCACCTGCGCACTAAAG GGGGCTGCCTGCTGGAAGTGGAGGAGTTGCTGGTGTCTGAGGAGAGCCCCTCCGCGGCTGCCACTGTCCTTACGGAAGACCCCCACACCGTGCTGGTGGAGTTCTCATCTGTGGTGGCTGATACTCAGGAGTACATTATTGAG GCTACTGCAGATGACACAGAGACCAGTGAAGCCACCGAGATCATTGAGGGCACCCAGACAGAG GTGGACAGTCACATCATGAAGGTGGTACAGCAGATTGTGCACCAGGCCGGTGCTGGGCACCAGATCATCGTGCAGAATGTGACCATGGACCAGGAGGCAGCACTGGGCTCGGAGGCAGCTGCCGCTGACACAATCACCATCGCCACTCCTGAGAGTCTTACAGAGCAGGTGGCCATGACACTGGCTTCAGCGATCAGTGAGGGCACTGTGCTCACAGCCCGGGCAGGTCCAAGCAGTGCTGAACAGGCTACTGTGACAATGATGTCATCAGAGGACATAGAGATCCTTGAGCATGGAGGAGAGCTGGTCATTGCTTCGCCGGAGGGCCAGATTGAGGTGCAGACAGTCATCGTATAG